The window aaaacattAAAAATGCGCAGAACGTTAAGCCAGATAGACATCTCTTGTAAAAAAGCACAAGCACAGCAATTCACTGCAAGCACCAACACCAATCATAAGATTGCTCTGATGAACTTACTATGTAACTGGCTAATTGAGTCCATTTTATAGTCCTTTGACTTCATTGAAGCATAGTTATACTATTCAGGGTAATCTATAACGTGGGAAACGATGCATATTCTTTGCGATGAggtatgaaaaaaaaatttcagatGAAAAGTACTTTAACGCTGagctaaaaagaaaggaatcGGGGGAATACTATTCAAAAGGGAAAACCACATTGTGATACAGATTGTTAAACAAATGACGGAAGATATTGAACATAAAAAGATTTCTACAGAGGTGACGCCACAAGAACCTAAACGtattcaagaagaagaagatcaGGATGTTGATATGACTGGTGACGAAGAACAGGAAGAGGAACCagatagagaaaaaatcaaactcCTCACACAGGCCACATCTGAAGATGGTACTAGcgcttcttttcaaatcgtAGAAGAGGATCACACACTAGGTAATGCCCTACGTTACattataatgaaaaatccaGACGTAGAATTCTGTGGTTACTCAATACCTCATCCTTCTGAAAACCTCTTGAATATTAGAATTCAAACCTACGGCGAATCAACTGCTGTGGATGCTCTTCAAAAGGGACTAAAGGACTTGATGGATTTATGTGATGTTGTGGAATCCAAATTTACtgaaaagatcaaaaacATGTAGATTCTATTGCCTGGTCTACAGCCCCTCTTTTATGCCGACGTTACGAATAGTATTGCACGACATGCTAGTACAGATACAACTTAACTTCCTGTTTCCTTTATAGTCCTGCTATTTAAGATCTATGTATAATATAACCAAAAAAAACGCCTTCGTACAAAGTGCCTAATATTTAAAGAATCTCAGATTCATCTCTTTTCAAGACGCAGTTTCCCGTATCCAGTGactgaaaatttttatttctttttgtttcgtatttttccttttttttttttttactgcGATGCTCATCgcagaaaaattttcccaCAATTAGTTTGTCTTATATAAAGACTGTCCTATGCTCATACTTCTTCCACTTTTCCACTTCTTGTTCTAATTATAATATCGTTTTAAAGtaaaaattaataataaacaCTATTCTAAGGAAAATTCAGTACAAGTATGACTTACGGTGGTAGAGATCAACAATACAATAAGACTAATTACAACTCTAGGGGTGGTGACTTCCGCGGTGGGAGAAACTCTGACAGAAACTCTTACAACGACAGACCCCAAGGCGGTAACTTTCGTGGTGGTTTCGGTGGTCGTTCCAACTATAACCAGCCACAAGAATTAATAAAACCAAACTGGGATGAAGAATTACCAAATTTGCCAACTTTcgaaaagaatttctatGTCGAACACGAAACTGTTCGCAATAGATCCGAGAGTGAGATTGCTCAGTTtagaaaggaaaatgaaatgaCTATTTCCGGTCATGACATTCCAAAGCCAATCACTACTTTTGATGAAGCCGGTTTCCCGGACTACGTTTTGAGTGAAGTTAAAGCTGAAGGTTTTGACAAGCCAACTGGTATCCAATGTCAAGGTTGGCCTATGGCTTTGTCTGGTAGGGATATGGTTGGTATTGCTGCCACTGGTTCCGGTAAGACTTTATCGTACTGTTTACCAGGTATTGTTCATATAAATGCTCAACCATTGTTGGCTCCAGGTGATGGTCCAATTGTTTTGGTTTTAGCTCCAACAAGAGAGCTGGCTgttcaaattcaaacaGAATGTTCTAAGTTTGGTCATAGTTCTAGAATAAGAAACACTTGTGTGTATGGTGGTGTTCCAAAAAGTCAACAAATCAGAGACTTATCTCGTGGTTCTGAAATTGTTATTGCTACTCCAGGTAGATTAATTGATATGCTAGAAATTGGTAAGACTAATTTGAAGAGAGTCACTTACTTGGTTCTTGATGAAGCTGATAGAATGTTGGATATGGGGTTTGAACCTCAAATCAGAAAGATTGTTGATCAAATTAGACCTGATAGACAAACTTTAATGTGGTCCGCCACTTGGCCAAAGGAAGTGAAGCAGTTGGCTGCGGACTATTTGAACGATCCAATTCAAGTTCAAGTTGGTTCTTTAGAACTATCTGCTTCTCATAACATTACTCAAATCGTAGAAGTTGTGTCCGACTTCGAAAAGAGAGATCGTTTGAACAAGTATTTGGAAACTGCCTCTCAAGATAATGAATACAAGACATTAGTCTTCGCATCTACTAAGAGAATGTGTGATGATATCACCAAGTACCTGAGGGAAGATGGATGGCCAGCTTTGGCTATTCATGGTGACAAAGACCAAAGAGAACGTGACTGGGTTTTACAGGAATTCAGAAATGGTAGATCACCAATTATGGTTGCCACAGACGTGGCTGCCAGAGGTATCGGTATGTTaaacttttcaacttttttttgattatttttttgctcCAGTAATCCGATTGCAACCAATTTTTAATGATTTTACTTTTAACGACTTTACTTTTAATGACTTTAAGGGCTTTATGATAAAACAATATTACGAAGGActgactttttttttctcttttttttttttttttttttttttaccttttcGGGTCTATACTTCATGTGAGTATATATCATCGATGGGGAATAACGGAaatttaattttaattcGAATGACTTCGAATGCATCACTACAGAAAACTAATATTGGgaggatgaaaaaaaattgacttTAATTAGTCATTTTGAGAGACGGGAAATTATAACCTGGGAGGAGTATATATGTGTTCGAATTGCACTTGATGTTGAAAGTAGCTTTGCTTTTTGATGTCAGCGCAAAAACCAAAGAATAAGCTTTTTGGCTTATTTCTAGGACGCATGTCTATGCTTCATTGAtcgttgtttttttcaatgctTGGCATTTGTACACAGGTCGATTGTTTTcttagaaaaaataatcatgTGCTCTACTTTGAAATGCCGTCATCCTTCTTgactattattattctcATTTTGTGTAGTTTATGCATTTTTTAGTTATATTGAGACACTACTGCAATCCCAAGTTCGAATCATTAAGAGAGCTAATGGAAACggaaagtttcaaaattgaaagatatCAACTCCCATTGAAAGATGtcaattttgttttcattccTTTCCAATACTagttttcattaatttGAGTAAGGATTCTGAAGTATTGAGATTTAAGTATTTCGAAttctttaataaaaaatatagtTTCTGTtattcatcaaaaaagaggaaaattcGAGACTGATTAGTTCAAGCGTGAATTTGAGGAGTACGAACAAATAGTTGATATGCAACATAACCAACAAATTTACTAACACAAGACTTTGTAAACATTTGTTTACGCGATTGTTTTTATTACAGATGTCAAAGGTATTAATTACGTTATCAACTACGACATGCCTGGTAACATTGAAGATTACGTTCACAGAATTGGTAGAACCGGTAGAGCAGGTGCTACTGGTACTgctatttctttctttactGAACAGAACAAAGGGTTAGGTGCAAAGTTAATTTCTATTATGAGAGAAGCGAATCAAAATATTCCTCCTGAATTATTGAAATACGACAGAAGATCTTATGGCGGCGGTCACCCAAGATACGGTGGTGGCCGCGGTGGCCGCGGTGGTTACGGCCGTAGAGGCGGTTATGGTGGTGGCCGTGGTGGTTACGGTGGTAACAATAGACAGAGAGATGGCGGCTGGGGTAACAGAGGTCGTTCAAACTATTAAAAGGATCCAATTCAAACTGCTCTATCGATCAATGATTATATAACTTGATTACCCCTCTCCATTTGTCCAATGCatgatatatattttaCTTGCTGTATACTACATTCTAATATTTAAAGCTTTTTGTTATACCTTTCCTCtgacattttcaaattcctGAGGTAATGGCGATAACTCTTCCCAAGTGCAATCGGAGTAAAAGTATTTTGCATTACGTTAATAATCCGTAAGATAATAGGGGCAGACACTTTTTTGTGCTCGTACAGTCGTTATACCGATGTTAAACGAACGATTTCCAAAAACACTTGATGTGGAAAGAAGTCATGCACTAATTAATACCTAGAGTTCATTAAAGAGTGGGCAAATGCGCGTAAGTGGGACATATTTACATTCAGTTTatgttcaagaaagaaaaattcgtTTGCATTTTTATCTATTTgacgaaaaaaatttagCCACACATATAGATAAATACATACATATTAGTTTATAATAATTCTATCTGGTAAACAGATATTCTATGATACATTAACGTACTCCAATACCAGGTGACGGCATAAATGGGTGTTTTGGAGGTTTTAGTTTAACCTTGATGacttgaaaataaataatttaATAAACTGAACATAAATATCAATTAATTTTGGTGAAGATCTTGAGCTGTTTAGGAAGGAAAATTACTCGTTCAACAAATAATAAGCAACACCTAGCATTAAAATGGCCAAAATGACAACCAATGTACCGCTACCTTTACTTTGATTTTCAGAGGTAGATGTCGTCTCTACAGAGACGCGCTCACTGGTCTTATCAACGTCACCAATGTAAAGACCTTTAAGTAGTCTCAATGCTTCGTCAGAATGACCGATATCGACAAAACTTTCTGTAGCGTCTTGGCCACCCAAATCCATTATAATTTCATCACCACCTGGATGTTCATCTTTGAATTTCGAAACATCATAAACTTTGTCGTCGATGATAATCCAGAAATTTTCTGGACCGTTGTGTTCTGCGACTTCTTGATAACTGTAAACTTTAGGCATGGCTTCTGtgatatattttgttttacttGGTTGGCTTGCTTTGATATAGAACAATCGaaaatcagaaaataaTGTATAACGGAAAACTTGAACGagaaattttgagaaagtatcaaaagttttttatctttatatAAGTAATTGGACGAGGACAATGTTTATATTCGTTGTTTATTGACATAAGAACAATGAATGTCAAATATCGCTTTTTGGCCACGAAAGCGACGAAAATTTTCTCGTTATGCTAACTTCTCTCACTATCTCGATCTCGTATAGCTTTCCTTTTGCAGctattgttcttttctgaagccgttaaatttttcatccgGAAACTCCAGGATGTTACCCGTACAGATATTTGGGTCGTTGAATTTCCCGAAGCGGGCCAAAATGTCTTTGGATACGAGGAAACGAGACTATATTGCTGAAATTTACGACACAATTACTCAAGTTTAGTATATCTCCTATTCTATCTTACATAACCGGTTATTTACGCGGGGGTGGGTAATGGATTGTGCTCGGAAAATCACCATTTGAATTCAATGCCCGACTCAACTAGTTTATTTATCCTTTCCTCGTGCTTTTGCTTCATGTTTTCCTTTAATTGTTTTACTGGCTTAGTAACACTTTTCTCTACTAGAACTCTCTTCTTGTATTTGTATAATTTCTCAATTTTGGCCCCTTTTGGTAATAAGCGCACTTGCAATAGATGGCCCATCAATAAGTAATTGTTCATAGATTCTTGGGCAACCAATGCATCTTCTTTGTTGACGAATTCTAAAAAGCCATAATGTCTTGAATTACCCGTTTTCTTATTACGTGCTAATCTCACTTCCCTCAAGTCCCCGAATTGGGCAAAATATTTACTCAGTTCCTTTTCATGGAAACCATGTGGTAGTCTACTCACATAAATAATGCCGGAGTACCCATCgagtttctttttgtcttttgactttttttcatcaacttGCTTCTTAGGATTCAACTTTTTGATCTTATGGGTACCGTCCTGTTCGTCATCAGAGGCAGCTAAACCTTCAAtttcgtcttcatctttttcattttcctcGTCTGAACTACTAGAGGATGATTCCATCTGTAACGTTTCTTTCTCCTGTAtagattcttcttcagtgGATTTTCTGATTACTGCTTCCTTGGTAGAAGTTTTCTTCGCTGACTTTACCATATTGATCTTTAACCTATACTATCTTCTATGCTGCAATTTAACCTGGTGGCAGATGCGTTTAATGGACTTACAACTAATGatatcttttcaaaataagtgatgagatgagatgagatgcactacttcatttttcttatggcggaaaatttttcatagtaaaaaaaaaaacaggcAAAATCTGGGGGTAACCACATGAAATCCTGCTGTGCCGTCTGTAATGAGCGCCTGAATGTAGCATAAGTTGCTACACACGCTCAAGATAGTTTGGTGAGTACCAGTTTTGAAGACGTCGTGTCATTTAGAGTTGTTTTCATAATTGTATAGCAGAACCGTCAAttaaaattgttgaatCCTACTTTTAAAGCTCTAAAGCATATAAAAAAACCATTAATTCTATGAATGTTCATTAAACTTTGATAgtatacatacatatatatgtgtacACATATAATAATAGTCTCATCATGAAATTAAGAGCCAATGTATAACTGTAAAACAAGGACAACCCAATTTCACAATTAATTTCGATTCttattccatttttaattttccGCTTTTAGCCGCTCTTCTGGCTTCAATATCGGCGTCTGAACCTGCTTCAAAGGCATTCATGAACGTCCaattcatttcttctcCATTAGTTAAAAAGGAAGTATTACCATTCATTGTAAGTTTCCACTCTCTTTCCTTAAATGGAgtgatttcttctcttgTCTTTATTAACtcaaatttatcaatagCACAACTTCCATTCCTTATAAAAGTGCCTTTGTCATCAATAGGCTCTTTTGCGCTGGAAAATTTTAGTAAGTTCATACCAAGAGCTGATTTGGTCGCAGCATGTGTAACGATCATAATGGTCTTAACATCtggaaattttctttctactCTTTCAATAAAGACAGGCCAAAACTTACGACACCTCTCGAAAATATCTTCTTCGGTTTCACCTTTGTTACTAGGAATAATACTGGGTTCCCAATCTGGGTTGATCATGGCTGGAAAAAACTTACTCATAACTTCATGTGTAGCTGGTTCCGGGATAATGGACCTGTCAGGTTTATACCATTCTCCAACACCGCGATCGACATATAATGGAGTTTTTAATATCTCCACTGTGGGTTGACTGGTTTCTAAACAGCGATAAAATGGGGAACTGAAGATTATTTCAGGTTTGGCATTTAGTTTAGAAATATAATTTGCCAATTCGTGTGCTTGATCAACGCCATGTTCTGAAAGTGGGACATCGTTGTCAATGCCAGTGGGAGGCGGTGGATATGGCCCCTTTGGTAGCCAGTTTGATCTGTAACCATGTCTGGCTATGTAAATATTTTCGATAGCCATTATTTATACTTATATTTTTACCGATTAGATCTTACTGGTTAAAAGTCCTACATGTTGTTCAGAATTAAGTTGTTTCTGGGATTGTTTACAATgctttttatatatttcgAACTATTCGGTACTCGGATGACGTGATAACGTTTCGGCTTCcaataatttttcatcatttggTAGATGTCCTGAATAcataataaagaagaataaatattttatatattggCCAAGCACTAGTTAAATCTGTTTCCAACACTCCAGTAGCAGCACCATAAAATAATTGAAGATGGCTCCAACAGTAAGCAAACGAATCAAAACTCTATCCGTAAGCAGACCAATAATATATGGCAATACGGCTAAAAAGATGGGTAGCGTTAAACCACCTAATGCTCCTGCTGAACATACTCATTTATGGACAATTTTTGTTAGAGGCCCACAAAATGAAGACATATCTTACTTCATCAAGAAGGTCGTATATAAACTCCATGATACCTATCCAAACCCTGTAAGGTCCATAGAAGCTCCTCCATTCGAACTGACTGAAACAGGGTGGGGTGAGTTTGATATAAACATCAAGATTTACTTTGTGGAGGAGGCTAATGAGAAAGTCCTAAACTTCTACCATCGGTTACGACTTCATCCTTATATAAATCCTTTATCAAATTCCACCAATGGAAATGAACAGGATACAACAAACCATAACGGTAAAGATGCAGAAGTTAGCTCTGTTTactttgatgaaattgtaTTTAATGAGCCaaatgaagatttttttagaattttAATGAGCCGACCAGGAAATGTTTTACCTTCAAACAAAACCGATAGTTGCGTATACTCCAAACAATTAGAACAGGAAGAAATTGACAGAATAAAGATTGGTATAGTAAAAGTTGATAAGGAAATAGATGAATTGAAGCAAAAGCTAGAAAACTTAGTAAAGCAAGAAGCCATTGATGGAAGTTAGAGGCGCTGTATCTAAAGGTATTCGCGTTTTTATGACAGCTAAAACAATACTTAttgtaaatttttaaaatgGACGGAGTACATTGATTGAAGATAAATAAAGGCCTATAAAACCTAACCAACAGTTATGatatatatctataaaaTGCGTAATGCTAGTAAACAATTTAGATAGGATTACGGACTTTCCATGAATCCATGCCTAGCTTCTCCAATTCAGGTTTCTTCGCAGGTACTTTGGGTGTAACCTTTTTCCTCGAAAGCAGTAGCTCGTCAAAGTTTGGATCCGACAAGGTAACTTTCATTGAATCTTTTTGAGTAGTATTAAGCTTGCTACCGACAGCGCTTAAATGTTCGGGTTTCTTGGCAATTGGTGGTTTCTTGGACTTTGTAGGAGCCTTTGGAGAAACAGCAGTGTCTTTTGTAGTAGTTACTATAGAACACAAACGGGAATTTTCGGTAGATACGGAGGTTTCATTCAGGGTGGCACTACTCTTTCTTCTGATCGGTGTACAAGGTGGagaaatatttcttttgatatttaCTGTATCTGTATGATCCTGTAATGATATGGGAGTTTTTTGCGAAGAAACAGGCCTTGACATAGCTGGTGCTGACGGTAGTGGTTTGGGCGTGATGTGTCTCTTTAGATCAATAAGAGTATTTTCAGATTTATATGGCGATACGCTGGTAATAGGGGTATCTTTTAAGAGTGCGGACGGCTTAGGTGAAGTTTCCTTACTATGTCTTGGGGTAGGAGGGGGAGGAGGAAGTACATTATGTTTACTCTTATCGAGAGGTACGTCTGTACAAGATTCTCCATAGCCAATAATGGATGATTGGGAACGGGAAGCAGGAAGGGGAGGCGGAACATAGGAGGAAG is drawn from Saccharomyces mikatae IFO 1815 strain IFO1815 genome assembly, chromosome: 14 and contains these coding sequences:
- the RPC19 gene encoding DNA-directed RNA polymerase core subunit RPC19 (similar to Saccharomyces cerevisiae RPC19 (YNL113W); ancestral locus Anc_2.163), coding for MTEDIEHKKISTEVTPQEPKRIQEEEDQDVDMTGDEEQEEEPDREKIKLLTQATSEDGTSASFQIVEEDHTLGNALRYIIMKNPDVEFCGYSIPHPSENLLNIRIQTYGESTAVDALQKGLKDLMDLCDVVESKFTEKIKNM
- the DBP2 gene encoding DEAD-box ATP-dependent RNA helicase DBP2 (similar to Saccharomyces cerevisiae DBP2 (YNL112W); ancestral locus Anc_2.164), yielding MTYGGRDQQYNKTNYNSRGGDFRGGRNSDRNSYNDRPQGGNFRGGFGGRSNYNQPQELIKPNWDEELPNLPTFEKNFYVEHETVRNRSESEIAQFRKENEMTISGHDIPKPITTFDEAGFPDYVLSEVKAEGFDKPTGIQCQGWPMALSGRDMVGIAATGSGKTLSYCLPGIVHINAQPLLAPGDGPIVLVLAPTRELAVQIQTECSKFGHSSRIRNTCVYGGVPKSQQIRDLSRGSEIVIATPGRLIDMLEIGKTNLKRVTYLVLDEADRMLDMGFEPQIRKIVDQIRPDRQTLMWSATWPKEVKQLAADYLNDPIQVQVGSLELSASHNITQIVEVVSDFEKRDRLNKYLETASQDNEYKTLVFASTKRMCDDITKYLREDGWPALAIHGDKDQRERDWVLQEFRNGRSPIMVATDVAARGIDVKGINYVINYDMPGNIEDYVHRIGRTGRAGATGTAISFFTEQNKGLGAKLISIMREANQNIPPELLKYDRRSYGGGHPRYGGGRGGRGGYGRRGGYGGGRGGYGGNNRQRDGGWGNRGRSNY
- the CYB5 gene encoding Cyb5p (similar to Saccharomyces cerevisiae CYB5 (YNL111C); ancestral locus Anc_2.166), translating into MPKVYSYQEVAEHNGPENFWIIIDDKVYDVSKFKDEHPGGDEIIMDLGGQDATESFVDIGHSDEALRLLKGLYIGDVDKTSERVSVETTSTSENQSKGSGTLVVILAILMLGVAYYLLNE
- the NOP15 gene encoding rRNA-binding ribosome biosynthesis protein NOP15 (similar to Saccharomyces cerevisiae NOP15 (YNL110C); ancestral locus Anc_2.167), which produces MVKSAKKTSTKEAVIRKSTEEESIQEKETLQMESSSSSSDEENEKDEDEIEGLAASDDEQDGTHKIKKLNPKKQVDEKKSKDKKKLDGYSGIIYVSRLPHGFHEKELSKYFAQFGDLREVRLARNKKTGNSRHYGFLEFVNKEDALVAQESMNNYLLMGHLLQVRLLPKGAKIEKLYKYKKRVLVEKSVTKPVKQLKENMKQKHEERINKLVESGIEFKW
- the SMKI14G2110 gene encoding uncharacterized protein (similar to Saccharomyces cerevisiae YNL108C and TFC7 (YOR110W); ancestral locus Anc_2.169) translates to MAIENIYIARHGYRSNWLPKGPYPPPPTGIDNDVPLSEHGVDQAHELANYISKLNAKPEIIFSSPFYRCLETSQPTVEILKTPLYVDRGVGEWYKPDRSIIPEPATHEVMSKFFPAMINPDWEPSIIPSNKGETEEDIFERCRKFWPVFIERVERKFPDVKTIMIVTHAATKSALGMNLLKFSSAKEPIDDKGTFIRNGSCAIDKFELIKTREEITPFKEREWKLTMNGNTSFLTNGEEMNWTFMNAFEAGSDADIEARRAAKSGKLKME
- the YAF9 gene encoding YEATS domain-containing protein YAF9 (similar to Saccharomyces cerevisiae YAF9 (YNL107W); ancestral locus Anc_2.170) → MAPTVSKRIKTLSVSRPIIYGNTAKKMGSVKPPNAPAEHTHLWTIFVRGPQNEDISYFIKKVVYKLHDTYPNPVRSIEAPPFELTETGWGEFDINIKIYFVEEANEKVLNFYHRLRLHPYINPLSNSTNGNEQDTTNHNGKDAEVSSVYFDEIVFNEPNEDFFRILMSRPGNVLPSNKTDSCVYSKQLEQEEIDRIKIGIVKVDKEIDELKQKLENLVKQEAIDGS